The following proteins come from a genomic window of Streptomyces sp. GS7:
- a CDS encoding response regulator transcription factor — MTEPTVLVVEDDHGLREVLARGLREESFAVRTAANGAMALRSIDPGVDAVVLDVGLPDADGRDVCQAMRAAGVTAPVVFLTAHDVITDRLAGFSAGGDDYLGKPCHVAELAARLRAALQRTGRGAQPQTPALKLDPVTHALCPAEGAQVPLTPTEFRLLACLMSAPGAAVRRRVLVRAGWPEGAYVSDNTLDQYLLRLRRKLRRACGTHGIDTVRGVGYRFT, encoded by the coding sequence ATGACCGAACCGACGGTGCTGGTCGTCGAGGACGACCATGGGCTGCGCGAGGTGCTGGCCCGGGGGCTGCGCGAGGAGTCCTTCGCGGTGCGTACCGCAGCCAACGGCGCCATGGCGCTGCGCAGCATCGATCCGGGTGTGGACGCGGTGGTGCTGGACGTGGGGCTGCCGGATGCGGATGGCCGCGATGTGTGTCAGGCCATGCGCGCCGCGGGGGTGACCGCTCCTGTGGTATTCCTCACGGCCCACGACGTCATTACCGACCGGCTGGCGGGTTTCTCAGCCGGCGGTGACGACTATCTGGGCAAGCCCTGCCACGTGGCCGAGCTCGCCGCGCGCCTGCGCGCCGCATTGCAGCGCACCGGCCGCGGCGCCCAGCCGCAGACGCCGGCGCTGAAGCTGGACCCGGTCACCCACGCCCTGTGCCCCGCGGAGGGGGCGCAGGTACCGTTGACGCCGACGGAGTTCCGGCTACTGGCCTGCCTGATGTCTGCTCCGGGTGCCGCCGTGCGCAGACGGGTTCTGGTGCGCGCGGGCTGGCCCGAAGGCGCGTACGTGAGCGACAACACGCTCGATCAATACCTGCTGCGGCTGCGCCGCAAGCTGCGCCGGGCGTGCGGCACGCACGGCATCGACACCGTACGCGGTGTGGGCTACCGCTTCACATGA
- a CDS encoding RES family NAD+ phosphorylase, whose translation MTGLFPMTSLELRPVRHVIPAGAELWRVHNTRYAPHEFNPNLADPFEFTDGNRFDGTPLDPYHCLYLADTATTALAESVLRSRRFEQPAGRRRIPYATVVRRSLSVLRTRCDLTLVSLIEAKDLAAVCQESTLLEDERNYVSARRWASEIRAQASDVMGADLAVPAQPAAVCPGAVPRPVPALRRQTAGRGGRLGDRGTRLRRGDRPGEPVSSTCGPTSLNPWDQAVEDVDDELGRGAWLRTRLVSRRSAPCAYQVTDAQRWLGPPVSRCLR comes from the coding sequence ATGACCGGCCTCTTTCCCATGACGTCGCTGGAACTGCGGCCCGTCCGACACGTGATCCCGGCTGGTGCGGAGCTGTGGCGGGTGCACAACACGCGATACGCGCCGCACGAGTTCAACCCGAACCTGGCGGACCCGTTCGAGTTCACGGATGGCAACCGCTTCGACGGCACCCCGCTCGATCCGTACCACTGCCTCTACCTGGCGGACACCGCGACCACGGCCCTCGCGGAGAGCGTGCTGCGCTCCCGCCGCTTCGAACAGCCCGCCGGACGGCGGCGCATCCCGTACGCCACGGTCGTGCGCCGCTCGCTGAGCGTGCTGCGCACCCGGTGCGACCTGACCCTGGTCTCGTTGATCGAGGCCAAGGACCTCGCCGCGGTCTGCCAGGAGTCGACGCTCCTGGAGGACGAGCGCAACTATGTGTCCGCCCGGCGCTGGGCGAGTGAGATCCGGGCGCAGGCCTCCGACGTCATGGGGGCTGATCTGGCAGTCCCGGCACAACCGGCCGCAGTGTGCCCTGGTGCTGTTCCACGACCGGTTCCCGCACTGCGACGGCAAACCGCTGGACGTGGTGGCCGACTCGGGGATCGCGGAACTCGACTCCGACGCGGGGATCGACCGGGCGAACCAGTATCCTCAACATGCGGGCCTACCAGTCTCAACCCCTGGGATCAGGCCGTCGAGGACGTCGACGACGAACTGGGACGCGGGGCATGGCTTCGAACTCGTCTCGTGAGTCGTCGTTCAGCACCGTGTGCGTATCAGGTGACGGATGCTCAGCGATGGCTGGGCCCGCCGGTCAGTCGATGCCTTCGATGA
- a CDS encoding helix-turn-helix transcriptional regulator: MSHPLTRVLALLELLQTHPGLTGTQLADRLGTDVRTVRRYAARLRDLGIPVESVRGRFGGYRLARGYRMPPLMLTNEEALVVMLGLLAGERLGMSTTAPASAGALAKIERVLPDALREPLAAMRNTVDFTANTVLAQAPQTGILLTLAQACRSAHTVGLHYRSWYQEHTERDVDPYGVIFHAGCWYLVGHDHLRDSLRTFRMDRIESATPSASTFTVPDDFDPVTYLAASLARTPSLWQVEVLIDGPIDDISRRLPRTIATLTATPTGVLLRAQVERLESMAHLLASIEWRFTVRRPDQLRQSLKDLAQQLTAAAERPPEDTPE, translated from the coding sequence ATGTCACACCCCTTGACGCGTGTACTGGCCCTGCTGGAGCTCCTCCAGACACATCCAGGACTGACCGGCACGCAACTGGCCGACCGTCTGGGAACCGACGTCCGCACCGTGCGGCGCTACGCGGCGCGCCTGCGCGATCTGGGCATCCCCGTGGAGTCCGTCCGAGGCCGCTTCGGCGGGTACCGACTGGCCCGCGGCTACCGGATGCCACCTTTGATGCTCACCAACGAAGAAGCCCTCGTGGTCATGCTGGGCCTACTGGCCGGCGAGCGTCTGGGCATGAGCACCACCGCCCCAGCCAGCGCCGGCGCCCTCGCCAAGATCGAACGAGTGCTCCCCGACGCCCTGCGCGAACCGCTCGCCGCCATGCGGAACACCGTGGACTTCACCGCCAACACCGTGCTCGCACAGGCCCCTCAGACAGGCATCCTGCTGACCCTGGCGCAGGCATGCCGCTCCGCTCATACCGTCGGCCTGCACTACCGGTCCTGGTACCAGGAACACACAGAGCGCGACGTCGATCCCTACGGCGTGATCTTCCACGCCGGCTGCTGGTACCTCGTCGGTCACGACCACCTCCGTGACAGCCTGCGCACCTTTCGCATGGACCGGATCGAATCCGCCACGCCCAGCGCCAGCACCTTCACCGTCCCCGACGACTTCGACCCGGTTACCTACCTCGCCGCATCCCTGGCCCGGACCCCCTCCCTATGGCAGGTCGAGGTGCTCATCGATGGCCCTATCGATGACATCTCGCGTCGGCTGCCGCGCACGATCGCAACCCTCACCGCCACACCCACCGGGGTACTGCTGCGCGCGCAGGTCGAACGGCTGGAGTCCATGGCCCACCTGCTCGCCTCCATCGAATGGCGCTTCACCGTCCGCCGTCCCGATCAACTGCGCCAGTCCCTCAAAGACTTGGCCCAACAGCTCACGGCCGCCGCCGAACGGCCACCCGAGGACACACCGGAGTAG
- a CDS encoding NAD(P)H-binding protein, protein MIVITGPTGNIGRHLLPLLLESARATGEELRVVVRDPARLPDAVRERVEVVTGSHCEAQVVDRAFEGADAVFWLVPPDASLTPQDAYCGFTRPAAKALAAHGVGHVVGVSALGRGTPVAGRAGLVTASLAMDDLIAGTGVAYRALANPSFFENLLEEADSIREKGVFADAVDADRKAPLVAVADIAAVAAGLLLDRSWTGADSIPVLGPQDLSPDDLARIITEQLGRPVRYERRPLDDLHTTLVGYGLNESFVQGIVDMKRAKDDGLDAGVARTPDTTSPTTFERWCTQTLKPAVLS, encoded by the coding sequence ATGATCGTCATCACTGGCCCCACCGGGAACATCGGCCGCCACCTGCTGCCGTTGCTCCTTGAGTCCGCCCGCGCCACCGGCGAGGAACTGCGCGTGGTCGTGCGTGACCCCGCCCGGCTCCCCGACGCGGTACGCGAACGCGTCGAGGTGGTCACCGGCTCGCACTGCGAGGCCCAGGTCGTCGACCGGGCCTTCGAGGGCGCGGATGCTGTCTTCTGGCTCGTCCCCCCGGATGCCTCTTTGACCCCGCAGGACGCCTACTGCGGCTTCACCCGCCCCGCCGCCAAGGCGCTCGCCGCCCACGGCGTCGGCCACGTGGTCGGCGTCTCCGCGCTCGGCCGCGGCACACCGGTCGCCGGCCGCGCCGGGCTCGTCACCGCCTCCCTTGCCATGGACGACCTGATCGCGGGCACCGGCGTCGCCTACCGGGCCCTGGCCAACCCGTCCTTCTTCGAGAACCTCCTGGAGGAGGCCGACTCGATTCGCGAGAAGGGCGTCTTCGCCGACGCCGTCGACGCCGACCGCAAGGCCCCCCTCGTGGCCGTCGCCGACATCGCCGCCGTGGCCGCCGGTCTGCTGCTGGACCGGTCCTGGACCGGCGCCGACAGCATCCCGGTCCTCGGACCGCAGGACCTGTCCCCCGACGACCTGGCCCGCATCATCACCGAGCAACTCGGCCGCCCCGTCCGCTACGAACGCCGGCCGCTGGACGATCTGCACACCACCCTCGTCGGCTACGGCCTCAACGAGTCGTTCGTCCAAGGCATCGTCGACATGAAGAGGGCCAAGGACGACGGCCTCGACGCCGGCGTCGCCCGCACCCCGGACACCACCTCCCCCACCACCTTCGAGCGATGGTGCACCCAGACCCTCAAGCCCGCCGTCCTCTCGTGA
- a CDS encoding MepB family protein, with product MYDPGGFACPQPVPEPESAEYAADEFTLDGRSVRFRAAKSTPTKVGQFVTVWQRSPEGPIRPFDADDGVDLVVISSRDSGHFGQFVFPREVLCERGIMSRNGSAGKRGFRGYPPWVTTANLQARSTQAWQVNYFLHIDEDGPVDPARARALYHS from the coding sequence GTGTACGACCCGGGTGGTTTTGCCTGCCCACAGCCGGTGCCCGAACCGGAGAGCGCCGAGTACGCGGCTGACGAGTTCACGCTCGACGGGCGCTCGGTCAGATTCCGCGCGGCCAAATCCACCCCGACGAAGGTCGGCCAGTTCGTCACGGTGTGGCAGCGGTCCCCGGAGGGGCCGATCCGGCCCTTCGATGCCGACGACGGGGTTGACCTCGTCGTCATCAGCAGTCGCGACAGCGGCCACTTCGGACAGTTCGTGTTCCCGCGCGAGGTGCTGTGCGAGCGCGGGATCATGTCCCGGAACGGCTCCGCCGGGAAGCGAGGGTTCCGTGGCTACCCGCCGTGGGTGACCACGGCCAATCTTCAGGCACGCAGCACCCAAGCGTGGCAGGTGAACTACTTCCTGCACATCGACGAGGACGGGCCGGTTGATCCGGCGCGTGCCCGCGCCCTCTACCACTCGTAG
- a CDS encoding DUF1330 domain-containing protein, producing the protein MAKGYWVSVYPAISDPERLTAYEKLAGPAVRAGGGRLLSRGGRVVAHEAGITQRVVLIEFDGFEQAVAAYESEAYQKALVALPDGVERDFRIIEGID; encoded by the coding sequence ATGGCTAAGGGCTACTGGGTCAGTGTCTACCCCGCCATTTCCGACCCTGAGAGGCTGACTGCCTACGAGAAGCTGGCCGGTCCGGCTGTCCGGGCTGGGGGCGGGCGCCTCCTGTCCCGTGGCGGTCGAGTCGTCGCCCACGAGGCCGGAATCACGCAACGCGTCGTTCTGATCGAGTTCGACGGCTTTGAACAGGCCGTCGCGGCATACGAGAGCGAGGCATACCAGAAGGCGCTGGTGGCCCTCCCCGACGGCGTCGAGCGCGACTTCCGCATCATCGAAGGCATCGACTGA
- a CDS encoding IS3 family transposase (programmed frameshift) codes for MAAPRKYPDELRERATRLAVEARKDPVGRAGAIKRIADQLDVHPEALRGWVKRAEIDDGVVPGTTSGEAARIAELEREVKELRRANAILKSASGFLRRGAGPSTAMKVTCIDQYKETFGVQQICDVLSETDAPIASSTYYAAHSRPRSARSLRDEHLTEEIRRIHADNYGVYGARKVHATLVREYFTVARCTVERLMRQAGLRGVIRAKSPRTTRPAPETSRPADLVERQFTATAPNQLWVADITYIRTFSGWVYAAFVIDVFSRMVVGWQVATSLYTDLALDALEMAIWRRRHTGVDLAGLTDHSDRGVQYRAIRYTERLEQEAAVASVGSKGDSYDNALAEAFNSLFKAELIRHKGPWASINDVEIAVAEYVDWFNQRRLHGELGHDTPAEHEAAYYAAEPPASLQKTS; via the exons ATGGCTGCTCCCCGTAAGTACCCCGACGAACTGCGCGAGCGTGCGACGCGTCTGGCGGTCGAGGCCCGTAAGGACCCGGTCGGCCGGGCCGGTGCGATCAAGCGGATCGCCGATCAGCTGGACGTGCATCCCGAGGCTTTGCGGGGGTGGGTAAAGCGGGCCGAGATCGACGATGGTGTCGTGCCGGGGACGACCAGTGGGGAGGCCGCGCGGATCGCGGAGTTGGAGCGGGAGGTGAAGGAACTGCGGCGGGCGAACGCGATATTGAAGTCCGCCTCGG GCTTTCTTCGCCGCGGAGCTGGACCGTCCACTGCGATGAAGGTCACCTGCATCGACCAGTACAAGGAGACGTTCGGCGTCCAGCAGATCTGCGACGTCCTGTCCGAGACGGACGCGCCGATCGCGTCGAGCACCTACTACGCCGCCCACAGCCGTCCGCGCTCGGCCCGCAGCCTGCGCGACGAGCACCTCACCGAGGAGATACGCCGGATCCACGCTGACAACTACGGTGTCTACGGGGCCCGCAAGGTCCATGCCACCCTGGTCCGCGAGTACTTCACGGTGGCCCGCTGCACGGTCGAACGGCTCATGCGTCAGGCCGGACTTCGCGGGGTGATCCGGGCCAAGAGTCCGCGCACCACCCGGCCCGCGCCCGAGACCAGCCGTCCCGCCGACCTGGTCGAGCGCCAGTTCACCGCAACTGCCCCGAACCAGCTGTGGGTTGCTGACATCACCTATATCAGGACCTTCTCCGGCTGGGTCTACGCGGCCTTCGTCATCGACGTGTTCTCGCGCATGGTCGTCGGCTGGCAGGTCGCCACCAGTCTCTACACCGACCTCGCGCTGGACGCGCTGGAGATGGCGATCTGGCGTCGCCGGCACACCGGCGTCGACCTGGCCGGTCTCACGGATCACTCGGACCGCGGCGTTCAATACCGTGCTATTCGCTACACCGAACGCCTCGAACAGGAGGCGGCCGTGGCCTCGGTCGGCTCCAAGGGCGACTCGTATGACAACGCCCTCGCCGAGGCGTTCAACAGCCTGTTCAAGGCCGAGTTGATCCGCCACAAGGGCCCCTGGGCGTCCATCAACGACGTCGAGATCGCCGTCGCCGAGTACGTCGACTGGTTCAACCAGAGACGCCTGCATGGCGAGCTCGGCCACGACACTCCTGCCGAACACGAGGCCGCCTACTACGCGGCCGAACCCCCTGCGTCACTCCAGAAAACCAGCTAA
- a CDS encoding alpha/beta hydrolase, which produces MSTFVLVPGAWLGAWAWEETARALSERGHAALPVTLTGLGERSGDATPEVSLDTHINDITAFVMEQDLWDVTLVAHSYAAVPVTGAAGRLGPRLERLVYLDSAPFAEGMRLLDVMPEDVVDQLCEQVAEHGGGWRLPLPPFELLGALSSIEGLDQAQRDLLRTRATPQPFRTFEQRLANPAEFGPDLDRVVVACNDAKALLDAAVPTLAFLNQSPWRHFHLPTGHWPMLSRPVELAGTLDEVVSSAC; this is translated from the coding sequence ATGTCTACCTTCGTACTCGTCCCCGGCGCCTGGCTCGGAGCCTGGGCATGGGAGGAAACCGCTCGTGCGCTGAGCGAGCGAGGCCACGCGGCGCTGCCGGTGACGCTGACCGGCCTGGGCGAACGATCCGGCGACGCCACCCCGGAGGTGAGCCTGGACACTCACATCAACGACATCACCGCGTTCGTCATGGAACAGGACCTGTGGGACGTCACCCTCGTGGCGCACAGCTACGCGGCGGTCCCCGTCACGGGCGCTGCGGGCCGCCTCGGGCCGCGGCTGGAGCGCCTGGTCTATCTCGACAGCGCTCCCTTCGCCGAGGGCATGCGCCTGCTCGATGTCATGCCGGAAGATGTCGTGGACCAGCTGTGCGAGCAGGTTGCCGAGCACGGAGGCGGATGGCGGCTCCCGTTGCCGCCGTTCGAGCTTCTCGGCGCGTTGAGCAGCATCGAAGGGCTCGACCAGGCTCAGCGCGACCTCCTGCGCACCCGTGCCACGCCCCAGCCGTTCCGCACCTTCGAGCAGCGGCTCGCCAATCCTGCTGAGTTCGGTCCCGACCTGGACCGCGTGGTGGTCGCCTGCAACGATGCCAAGGCTCTGCTGGATGCCGCGGTGCCGACGCTGGCCTTCCTCAACCAATCACCGTGGCGGCACTTCCATCTGCCCACGGGGCACTGGCCCATGTTGTCCAGGCCCGTCGAACTCGCCGGCACCCTCGACGAAGTCGTCTCTTCCGCATGCTGA
- a CDS encoding polysaccharide lyase, producing the protein MMISTKSRVWSVTLALTVGLTASACTGKDAGSGAHANTSSSATAAGTPAEGGSKGSTQGSGVFYDGFEQQADNGWKTAVNDSTDSRRKLSLTQMEQQPGGLLQRVSSPTRDGHYALQATVPHQLGSFRSEVARPPVPMGSEDWYGFSIYLPPTWQNDPQGNILAQWHAIVDTARTAGDGTGQPPVALSVQGNQWRLKMHWNTQGPDFKGAGKGTRTFNLGSIKKGVWVNFVLHAKWSHNSDGLVQLWQDGHEKVNYTGPDEYNNKQGPYFKIGIYHPEWKSFNAAKYRQDTAATKPITVYDDAIRTAQGAASYKDVAPH; encoded by the coding sequence ATGATGATCTCGACGAAGAGCCGCGTCTGGTCGGTGACCCTGGCCCTGACCGTGGGGTTGACCGCGTCGGCGTGCACGGGGAAGGACGCCGGCTCCGGCGCCCATGCCAACACTTCCTCCTCCGCCACGGCCGCAGGCACCCCGGCGGAAGGCGGTTCGAAGGGCTCGACGCAAGGTTCGGGGGTCTTCTACGACGGGTTCGAGCAGCAAGCTGACAACGGTTGGAAGACCGCCGTCAACGACAGCACCGACAGCCGACGCAAGCTGTCCCTGACGCAGATGGAACAGCAGCCGGGCGGGTTGCTCCAGCGCGTCTCCTCGCCGACCCGGGACGGCCACTACGCACTGCAGGCCACGGTCCCCCATCAACTGGGCAGCTTCCGCTCGGAGGTCGCCCGACCGCCCGTGCCGATGGGCTCGGAGGACTGGTACGGCTTCAGCATCTACCTGCCCCCCACCTGGCAGAACGACCCACAAGGCAACATCCTCGCCCAATGGCACGCCATCGTCGACACCGCAAGGACCGCAGGTGACGGAACGGGCCAGCCACCTGTCGCTTTGTCCGTCCAAGGAAACCAGTGGCGGCTGAAGATGCACTGGAACACGCAGGGCCCAGACTTCAAGGGGGCTGGTAAGGGCACACGGACCTTCAACCTGGGGTCCATCAAGAAGGGCGTGTGGGTCAACTTCGTGCTGCACGCCAAGTGGTCCCACAACAGTGACGGGCTGGTGCAGCTGTGGCAGGACGGGCACGAGAAGGTCAACTACACCGGTCCGGACGAGTACAACAACAAGCAGGGCCCCTACTTCAAGATCGGCATCTATCACCCAGAATGGAAGTCGTTCAACGCAGCCAAGTACCGCCAGGACACCGCCGCTACCAAGCCGATCACCGTCTACGACGACGCCATCCGCACCGCGCAAGGCGCGGCGAGCTACAAGGACGTCGCCCCCCACTGA
- a CDS encoding sensor histidine kinase, which translates to MNASRLHRPSTLRGRLALLALAIAAILIAVPIATFNLVLHGQLGHQIEQQLRTRATAVASTVTAHADGTITVRQTPNDAVADRTGWIYQGTTNIERPHATAALQRAADSMAGAGRRYENVAGSRLFALPLNHGGRQVGTVVTQVSLDSYTFTTRAVLAGSISLALLLPACVYWLARMIVGRALRPVTAMSASAARHSEDGITKRFGTHGRPAELAEVGGHLDTLLERQAAVLRHEKQLTAELSHELRTPLARICAEAEWLTARPRSDAEQQASHQAIADAAERMRQICRTLLTEARSSTVGPGQCQAREVLEALAQRARSEHPDAPPITVHGAAMTVGVPAPLLERILTPLLDNARRYATTQVTLEYTAGENGVEITVADDGPGVSHAVSSQVFEPGYRADPEDGHDGAGLGLPLARRLARTAGGDLTLDATTTGARFVIRLPAK; encoded by the coding sequence ATGAACGCATCCCGCCTTCACCGGCCATCGACGCTGCGCGGCCGTCTTGCGCTGCTCGCACTGGCCATCGCCGCGATCTTGATAGCGGTTCCCATCGCCACCTTCAACCTGGTCCTCCACGGCCAGCTGGGCCACCAGATCGAGCAGCAGCTGCGCACGCGAGCCACCGCCGTTGCCTCGACTGTGACCGCGCATGCAGACGGGACCATCACCGTGCGGCAGACCCCGAACGACGCCGTCGCGGACCGCACCGGGTGGATTTACCAGGGCACCACCAACATCGAACGCCCCCATGCCACCGCGGCGCTCCAACGTGCCGCCGACTCCATGGCCGGTGCCGGCAGACGATACGAGAACGTCGCAGGCTCACGTCTGTTCGCGCTGCCGCTGAATCACGGCGGGCGCCAGGTCGGCACCGTGGTCACCCAAGTGAGCCTGGACTCCTACACCTTCACCACCCGCGCCGTCCTGGCCGGCTCGATATCGCTCGCGCTGCTGCTCCCCGCCTGCGTCTACTGGCTCGCACGCATGATCGTCGGACGAGCTCTGCGCCCGGTCACCGCGATGAGCGCCAGCGCCGCCCGGCACAGCGAAGACGGCATCACAAAACGCTTTGGCACCCACGGCCGCCCGGCAGAACTGGCGGAAGTGGGTGGCCACCTCGACACGCTCCTGGAGAGACAGGCCGCAGTCCTGCGCCACGAGAAGCAACTGACCGCCGAACTCTCCCACGAACTGCGCACCCCCCTCGCGCGCATCTGCGCCGAAGCCGAATGGCTCACCGCCCGCCCCCGCAGCGACGCCGAGCAGCAAGCCTCCCACCAGGCGATCGCCGACGCGGCAGAGCGCATGCGGCAGATCTGCCGAACCCTGCTGACCGAGGCCCGCTCCAGCACCGTAGGGCCCGGCCAGTGCCAAGCCCGGGAAGTCCTCGAAGCCCTCGCACAGCGCGCCCGCAGCGAACACCCCGACGCACCCCCGATCACGGTTCACGGCGCGGCCATGACGGTGGGGGTTCCGGCCCCGCTGCTGGAACGCATCCTGACACCGCTGCTGGACAACGCCCGCCGCTACGCCACGACCCAGGTGACACTCGAATACACGGCTGGGGAGAACGGGGTCGAGATCACGGTCGCCGACGATGGACCCGGCGTCTCCCACGCCGTGTCGTCGCAGGTCTTCGAACCCGGTTACCGCGCCGATCCAGAAGACGGCCACGACGGCGCGGGCCTGGGACTCCCCCTCGCTCGCCGCCTGGCCCGCACCGCCGGCGGCGACCTCACCCTCGACGCCACCACGACCGGCGCGCGCTTCGTGATCCGCCTCCCCGCCAAGTGA
- a CDS encoding LysR family transcriptional regulator, giving the protein MAPDTVSLRYFLVLAQELNFTRAAARVGIAQPALSARMRRLEAELGTALLVRNTRSVVLTTAGAALAESAPPALAALDRAWDTARSAAAGELGTLRIGYSLSAGAETAPALVDRLIRGNSGLEVGAVPMATPEISPAVADGRIDAGITRGEQPGRGVRRFLLRRARIGVQLAQHHPLAEHPEIEIADAAAYPLRLPDRAANPVIHDQLSALFRDTRPHPRFHTPAVSFDMSQRDLRDGLTLAPAGEAAATAQPAGLTWRPLRGAPSLTIHLVLPREQSPLHRRIRAVAKTLAHELHWLPD; this is encoded by the coding sequence GTGGCGCCGGATACGGTGAGCCTGCGGTACTTCCTGGTGCTGGCGCAGGAGTTGAACTTCACCCGCGCGGCCGCACGGGTCGGTATCGCACAGCCCGCACTCAGCGCCCGGATGCGCCGATTGGAGGCGGAACTCGGTACGGCCCTGCTGGTCCGCAACACGCGTAGCGTCGTATTGACCACGGCCGGTGCGGCTTTGGCGGAGTCCGCGCCGCCCGCCCTGGCGGCGCTGGACCGGGCATGGGACACCGCCCGGAGCGCGGCGGCCGGTGAACTGGGCACGCTGCGCATCGGATACAGCCTCAGCGCCGGGGCCGAGACGGCACCGGCCCTGGTGGACAGGCTGATTCGCGGCAACAGCGGACTCGAGGTCGGTGCGGTCCCGATGGCGACACCGGAGATCTCCCCCGCGGTCGCCGACGGCCGCATCGATGCCGGGATCACCCGCGGTGAACAACCGGGCCGTGGCGTGCGCCGGTTCCTGCTGCGGCGTGCGCGCATCGGGGTCCAGCTGGCGCAGCACCATCCGCTGGCCGAACACCCGGAGATCGAGATCGCCGACGCGGCCGCGTATCCGCTGCGACTCCCGGACCGTGCGGCCAACCCCGTGATCCACGATCAGCTGTCCGCACTGTTCCGAGACACCCGACCACACCCCCGATTCCACACGCCCGCAGTCTCTTTCGACATGTCTCAGCGCGACCTGCGCGACGGGCTCACCCTCGCCCCGGCCGGAGAAGCCGCGGCCACGGCACAACCCGCCGGTCTCACCTGGCGACCGCTGCGGGGCGCGCCCAGCCTGACGATCCACCTGGTCCTCCCACGCGAGCAGTCGCCACTACACCGCCGCATCCGTGCCGTCGCCAAAACCCTGGCGCACGAGCTGCACTGGCTGCCGGACTGA
- a CDS encoding LysR family transcriptional regulator: protein MTLVNNPDPVIDAQLAVALDALLSEQSVTRAAARLHTSPAAMSRTLARLRRILQDPLLVRAGQTMVPTPRAQALRDEAATVVRRLGALLSPGAGVDPAALHTTFTLQAADLVGATLAPGLLQLARQQAPGVSLRFRAEELEAGPALRDGRIDLEVGSIDHVDPETQVEELVTLRMVAAVRAGHPLTEGTLTPARLAAAEHVVVSRRGRFTGPLDAALANHNLSRRVSTVLPSHLAAMTLAARSDAICLVPAALPGAAPSPLTDTATTLGLHLLNIPLPLPPLTIGMAWHPRHAADGAHHWLRNAVRRTVHAPGSSPP from the coding sequence ATTACGCTGGTGAACAACCCTGACCCGGTCATCGATGCCCAACTCGCCGTCGCGCTGGACGCTTTGCTGTCCGAGCAGAGCGTCACCCGCGCCGCCGCCCGCCTGCACACCTCCCCCGCCGCCATGAGCCGCACCCTGGCCCGCCTCCGCCGCATCCTCCAAGACCCCCTCCTGGTGCGGGCCGGACAGACCATGGTCCCCACCCCGCGCGCCCAGGCCCTGCGCGACGAAGCCGCCACAGTGGTGCGCCGCCTCGGAGCACTGCTCTCCCCCGGCGCCGGCGTCGACCCGGCCGCCCTGCACACCACCTTCACCCTCCAGGCCGCCGACCTGGTAGGCGCGACACTGGCCCCCGGACTGCTGCAACTGGCCCGGCAGCAGGCTCCAGGGGTCTCCCTGCGGTTCCGGGCTGAGGAGTTGGAGGCCGGACCGGCACTCCGCGACGGCCGCATCGACCTGGAGGTCGGGTCCATCGACCACGTCGACCCCGAAACCCAGGTCGAGGAACTGGTCACCCTTCGCATGGTGGCGGCCGTCCGGGCCGGCCACCCCCTCACCGAAGGAACCCTGACCCCGGCCCGGCTCGCCGCAGCCGAACACGTCGTGGTCAGCCGTCGCGGCCGGTTCACCGGCCCCCTCGACGCCGCCTTGGCCAACCACAACCTCAGCCGGCGAGTCAGTACCGTCCTCCCCAGCCACTTGGCCGCGATGACCCTCGCCGCCCGCAGCGATGCCATCTGCCTCGTCCCCGCCGCGCTCCCCGGCGCCGCCCCCTCGCCCCTCACCGACACCGCCACCACCCTCGGCCTGCACCTCCTCAACATCCCCCTGCCACTGCCGCCCCTGACCATCGGCATGGCCTGGCACCCCCGCCATGCCGCCGACGGAGCCCACCACTGGCTGCGCAACGCCGTCCGCCGGACTGTGCACGCACCCGGGAGCTCGCCCCCCTGA